Part of the Flavobacteriales bacterium genome, CTTCGGTACTTTTAGTAGGACTCTATCCAGACCCACAAAGATATTTTGCATATCACCATGCAAAAAGCGATGTTTTTGAAAGTGTAAACCGAAGAGAATTACAGCTAGGAGCAGCCAGTATGGCTTCACTTGCTTATCTTTTAGATCAAGCACTAGCAGAATAGAACACAACTTTAAGTCAAAAAAGTATATTTTTGTAATCATTAAATTCATTGAATGACCAAAAGAAAAAAAATTGAAGCCTACAAAGAGATTATTGTAGAAGCTATTTTAGAAAAAAAAGGACAGAATATCACCATATTAGACTTTGAAGAACTAGAAAATACTTCTTCAGATCTTTTTATTATCTGTGAAGGGAATTCCACCACCCAATTGAATGCAATTGTAGATTCTATAGAAGAATTTATGAGAGTTCATTTAGGAGAAAAACCTTGGCACATAGAAGGAGAAAGTAATCAAAGCTGGATCCTAATGGATTATGTAAATGTAGTGATTCACGTATTTACCCCAGAAACCCGTCATTTCTATAATATAGAAGAATTATGGGCAGATGCAAAAATTACTCAAATAACAGAAAATAGTAGCTTGATAAAGTAAAGATAATGGAGCCAAATCAAAACAAAAAGAATAACAAACCACAAAAACGTAACTCGTTTAATATCTATTGGTTTTACACTATAGTTGCTGTTTTTATAATTGCCTACCAGATATATTCATTAAATACTTCCAACAAAGACTGGAGCTGGAAACAGCTTAAAACAGCCTTGGAAAGTAATGAAGTAAAAGGTATTGAACTAAGAAACAGAACTGTAGCCTATATAAAAATAAAGCGAGAAGCTTTAGAATCAGAACCTTACAAAAAAATTGTAAAAAGAAATTCTCTCTCAGCTCCTTATCATTTTCAATATACCATTGGAGACATTAGAACGTTTACAGAAAGAGTACAAGAAGCTCAAAAAGATACAAAGGAAGAGGAAAAAATCTATGTAGATTATGTAAATGTTGAAAATGTTTTAGATACATTCCTTTCTTGGCTTCCACTTCTTATTTTTATAGGATTTATCGTTTTTATGATGAGAAGAATGGGAGGTTCTGGCGCAGGAGGACCTGGAGGTCAGATCTTCAATATTGGAAAATCTAAAGCACAAGTTTTTGACGAAAAGAAAAAAATTGAAACAACCTTTAAGGATGTAGCAGGACTAGAAGGAGCAAAAGAAGAAGTACAAGAAATTGTGAATTTTCTTAAAAATCCTGATAAATACACCAGTCTAGGAGGAAAAATACCAAAAGGAGCCCTACTTGTAGGACCTCCAGGAACAGGAAAAACTCTTTTAGCAAAAGCTGTAGCTGGAGAAGCAGGTGTTCCATTTTTCTCACTTTCAGGTTCAGATTTTGTTGAAATGTTTGTGGGTGTTGGAGCCTCTAGAGTAAGAGATTTATTCCAAAGAGCAAAAGAAAAATCACCTTCTATAATCTTTATCGATGAAATTGATGCCATCGGAAGAGCCCGTGGTAAAAACGCCATGACAGGTGGAAACGATGAAAGAGAAAACACACTAAACCAACTACTTACAGAGATGGACGGTTTTGGAACGAAGAATCATGTAATCGTTCTTGCTGCCACAAACCGTGCCGATGTTCTTGATAAAGCATTGGTTCGTGCAGGAAGATTTGATAGACAAATTTATGTGGATCTTCCAGAGCTTAATGAAAGAAAAGAAATCTTTGAAGTACATACAAAAAGTCTTAAAGTAGAAGATAATTTAGATCTAGACTTTTTAGCAAAGCAAACACCTGGGTTCTCAGGTGCCGATATTGCCAATATGTGTAACGAAGCTGCATTAATTGCTGCAAGAAAAGATAAAAAACAAATCAATAAGCAAGACTTTTTAGATGCTGTTGATAGAATTATTGGAGGATTAGAGAAAAGAAATAAAATAATCTCAAAATCTGAAAAAGAAGTGATTGCTATTCATGAGGCTGGACATGCCGTTGCAAGCTGGATGTCTGAATTTGCCGCTCCCCTAGTAAAAGTTACTATTGTACCCAGAGGTAAATCCCTTGGAGCAGCTTGGTATTTACCAGAGGAAAGACAAATAACCACCACTGAACAAATGCTTCATGAAATGCGAGCAACCCTAGGAGGACGTGCTGCAGAAGATATTATTTTTAACAAAATTTCTACAGGAGCTTTGTCTGATCTCGAAAAAGTAACAAAACAGGCTCAGGCTATGGTTTCTATTTACGGACTTTCTGATAAAATTGGAAATGTTTCATATTATGACTCTAGTGGACAACAGAGTGGGTTTACCAAGCCATTTAGTGAAGAAACTGCAAGAATAATTGATCAAGAAATCAAAGATATTATTCAACAGCAATATGAATTTACTAAGAAAATTCTTCAAGAAAATGTGGCTGGTTTAAAACAAATTGCTAAATTGCTTCTTGATAATGAAGTGATTTTCAAGGAAGACCTAGAAAAAGTATTAGGAACAAGACAATCCTCTGAGTATAATTCTATTTTTCCAACAGAAAAAATAGAAGAAAATAATACAGAAGAGAAACCTAAAATAGACGAAGGAGAAGCGGAACGTGAATAAATTATTGAAGATTTTTGGGCTCAATAAAGAAAGTGAAGAACATCATAAAAAGATTGATGATCAAAATGCGGATTTGTCCAAAAACACCAATAATAATAACAGTCTCCAAGAAATTGACCCCAGGAAAAATATGGAACTCGATGAGCTTTTCGCCTACGAGTTCACAAATCAAGGCGGTAAATTTCTGCTCCTTGATCACTCCAAAGAAATTCAAGAACAAATTCCAATCATTCTTCAAGAGAATGGTTGGAATTCGCCTTTTATAACAGAAGATAAAATTAAGACATTAGTAAATTTATCAAAAACATCTACCCTAGCCCAAGCCGACGTTTTTATATCTTCTTGTGATAACATTATTGCCAATCAAGGTAAACTAATGATTTCCTCACATCAAGTAAAGCAATATTTATTCTCTCAAATGCCCAAAAATCATATTATTATTGGTACAACAAGCCAATTTGTTAAAAATATGAACGAAGGACTGAGTAGAATCAACAGAATATACCGCAAGGCTTTACCAACAAAAATTACCACGTTTAGCACAAAATCTAAAACAATTGAGGAAAATCAAAAGCAATTAGACCGCAATATTTATCTACTTTTGTTAGAAGATTATTCCTAAAGGAATCCTATTTTAAGAAAAAATGAACAACTTCCAAAAAAGGCTACTCAGTGGAGCCGTTTATATCATTGTGCTCACATTGGGGTGTACACTCAACGAGAATACTGCTCATAGTTTATTTGTACTTTTGATGCTTTTATCATTGTATGAATTCAAAACAATTGCTCAAAAATTCTTATCAGTTCACCACAGCTTTACCTATATCATCTCACTGATGTTTTATTTGAGTATCAACCCAAAAGCATTTCCGATATTGGAATTTTCTGCAAATGCTTGGCTGTTTGCAAGTATCATTGTGTATCTAAGCTGGATTTTTTACCTGATACAATACAAAACAGAGAGTTACAAATACATTGTTAGTGATTTATTTAGCTATGTATATATCGTATTACCTTTTGCTTTGGCAGTTCCTTTTGCAAAAACAGGAACAACGGACTTTGTAGGATACAAAATTCTATTACTTTTTGTATTCATCTGGTCATCAGATTCTTTCGCCTATGTTTTTGGTTCAAAGTTTGGAAAAAACAAATTATTCCCTTCTGTTTCACCCAAAAAATCTTGGGAAGGATTTATTGGTGGAGGTCTCTCTACACTGATTTTGGGTTATTTGGCAGGTTATTTTTTCGAATTTGTGACTATTCCTGAAGCTTTGCTTTATGCTTTTTTAGCATTTTTCTTCGGATCAATAGGAGATTTAATACAATCGAGCCTTAAAAGACATTTTGAAATAAAAGACTCTAGCAATCTCATACCAGGACATGGAGGTTTTTTGGATCGTTTAGATTCCTTTATTTTCGCAATGCCCATCGTGTATATTTTGAATTTAGCCTTATAAGAACGATTTATTGTAAATTTGCAAAATGGGAAAACTATTAGGAATTGATTACGGAGAAAAACGCATTGGACTTGCAGAAACAGACGAATTGCAAATTATTGCCGCTCCCATGGATACGATTTCTAATAAAGAAATTTGGGACTTTTTAAAGGGTTTCTTAGCAACCAATAGTGTGGAGAAAATTATTTTGGGTTTACCCACCTACCTAAATGGTGATCATTCTGAAACGACTCAAAAAGTACTTGATTTCTCAAAAAAACTTGAAAAAAAATACCCCAATATTCCCGTAATTCATGTAGATGAAAGCTATACATCTCAAATGGCTTTTCAAACCATGATAGACGCAGGAGCATCTAAGAAAAAAAGAAAAAATAAAGGGCTAATTGACAAAATAAGTGCCTCAATTATCCTTCAAAACTATATGAATCAACTATGATATTACCTATTGTAGCCTACGGTCATCCCGTTTTAAAAGAAGTAGCTAAAGACATTGAAAAAGACTATCCTGAACTGGATACTTTATTAGAAAACATGTGGGAAACTATGTATAATGCCCACGGAGTAGGTCTTGCTGCTCCACAAATCGGAAAATCTATCCGAATTTTCGTAATAGATGCTTCACCCTTTGCTGATGAAGAACCCGCTCTTAAAGATTTCAAAAAGGCGTTTATAAATGCTCATATTATTGAAGAAACAGGTGAAGACTGGGATTTTAATGAAGGTTGTTTAAGTATTCCCGAAGTTAGAGAAGATGTCACAAGACCTTCTGAAGTATTGATAGAGTATTACAATGAAAATTGGGAAAAGAAAACCGAAAAATTTGATGGCTTAGCTGCCCGAATTATTCAACATGAGTACGACCATATTGACGGAATTTTATTTACCGATCATTTAACCTCTTTGAGAAAAAGAATGATCAATGGGAAGTTAAAAAAGATTCAAGATGGAAAAATAGACTCTGGATACCGCATGAAACTGGCTCCTAGCAAAAAGAAAAAAAGATAAATTGTTATGAAAATACATTATTCTTTTATTTTTGTTGCCATGCTATTTTCTTGTGCAAATCCTTCACAAGAGGCCTTTGACACCTTATCACAAAAAGAAAAAAGCTTCTTTGAGACTCATAAAACCAAAGAGTTAACCCAAGAAGAAGGAGAGAAAATGATTGAGCAATACAAAGATTTTGAAAAACAATTTCCTGATCACAAAGAACTGCCCGAAATCTACCTTAAAAAAGCCGATATCTATCAGGGATATAAAAAGTTCTTGATGGCACTAAAGGTGTATGAAGATTTTACCAAAAAATTTCCTCAGCACAAAAAAGTAGCCTACGCAAGTTTTATGAAAGGGTTTGTTTGTGATCAAGCTTATAATTTTTCTAAGTACGACCGATATAAAACGTATGCGATTGATTTTTATTCAAAATTTATCCAAAAATACCCAAAACATCCACTAGCAAAAGACGCTCGAGGAGCCATAAAATACCTCAATGAGTCCAAATAAATACCGACATACTTTCCATGAATTTGACCTCATTGTGAGTGTAAAAAACATGAAAAATATTCGGCTAAAGAAAAATCCTAGAGATGGTCTGTGGCAATTGAGTATTCCTTTTGGGGTGAGCCTTAAAGAAATCAATGCTTTTTTAGAATCCAATTATGATTGGATGAAAGAGATTGAGAAAAAAATGACTCAAAGAGCTCAAAAAGATAAAACCAAATTTGAAAATAACTCCAAACATCTTTTGTTTGGAGTTTATTATACCTTCTCGTTTGCAAAAGCTCAAAAGACATTTGACTATCAAATAGATGAGGACAAAAAAACAATTCATATTTACGCCAATCATGAACCAAATCCAGAGATCAATGAGCAATTATTGAATCACTTCTACACCTTAGAATTACAAAAGATACTTCCTGATTTAATAGAAAAATGCACCCATATCACAAAGCAATATTTTAATCAAATAAAAATAAAAACCATGATTTCAAGATGGGGATCTTGCTCACTAAGAACAAGAAATATTAGCCTTAATTCTCACCTTGCAAAACATCCTATTATTCATATCGAACATGTTCTCATTCACGAGCTAACTCATTTTTTAGAACCTTCTCACAACCATCGTTTCAAAGCATTTTTAGATCAATTTCAGCCTGGCTGGAGAACCATAGATCGAGATATTAAAAGGATTGGTTTCGGGTAAGTGATTTTGGGTATACACACGAATTTATCATCATTTTTTTCGTATTTTTATTCTTTATTTTTTTGTTAAAAAGAGCGAAATTTAACATATTAACTAACTGAATAATGAAAAAAATAACCTTCCTAATCATACTTTTATTGAGCTTCTCAATAACATACGGACAGCAAAATTCATGGAAAAATACTCCTGAGATGAAAATCACGGGCTTTGCAGATGTTTTTTACACCTATGACTTCAATAAACCCAAAGGAACTGAAAGACTACCTTTTGTATTTAATCATAACAGACACCATGAGATAAACATAAACTTAGCACTGGTGAAATTTGGATTAAATCATGCTAAGTATCGTGGGAATTTTGCATTTCAAACAGGTACTTA contains:
- a CDS encoding lactate utilization protein → MNKLLKIFGLNKESEEHHKKIDDQNADLSKNTNNNNSLQEIDPRKNMELDELFAYEFTNQGGKFLLLDHSKEIQEQIPIILQENGWNSPFITEDKIKTLVNLSKTSTLAQADVFISSCDNIIANQGKLMISSHQVKQYLFSQMPKNHIIIGTTSQFVKNMNEGLSRINRIYRKALPTKITTFSTKSKTIEENQKQLDRNIYLLLLEDYS
- the bamD gene encoding outer membrane protein assembly factor BamD; this encodes MKIHYSFIFVAMLFSCANPSQEAFDTLSQKEKSFFETHKTKELTQEEGEKMIEQYKDFEKQFPDHKELPEIYLKKADIYQGYKKFLMALKVYEDFTKKFPQHKKVAYASFMKGFVCDQAYNFSKYDRYKTYAIDFYSKFIQKYPKHPLAKDARGAIKYLNESK
- a CDS encoding phosphatidate cytidylyltransferase — translated: MNNFQKRLLSGAVYIIVLTLGCTLNENTAHSLFVLLMLLSLYEFKTIAQKFLSVHHSFTYIISLMFYLSINPKAFPILEFSANAWLFASIIVYLSWIFYLIQYKTESYKYIVSDLFSYVYIVLPFALAVPFAKTGTTDFVGYKILLLFVFIWSSDSFAYVFGSKFGKNKLFPSVSPKKSWEGFIGGGLSTLILGYLAGYFFEFVTIPEALLYAFLAFFFGSIGDLIQSSLKRHFEIKDSSNLIPGHGGFLDRLDSFIFAMPIVYILNLAL
- the ftsH gene encoding ATP-dependent zinc metalloprotease FtsH → MEPNQNKKNNKPQKRNSFNIYWFYTIVAVFIIAYQIYSLNTSNKDWSWKQLKTALESNEVKGIELRNRTVAYIKIKREALESEPYKKIVKRNSLSAPYHFQYTIGDIRTFTERVQEAQKDTKEEEKIYVDYVNVENVLDTFLSWLPLLIFIGFIVFMMRRMGGSGAGGPGGQIFNIGKSKAQVFDEKKKIETTFKDVAGLEGAKEEVQEIVNFLKNPDKYTSLGGKIPKGALLVGPPGTGKTLLAKAVAGEAGVPFFSLSGSDFVEMFVGVGASRVRDLFQRAKEKSPSIIFIDEIDAIGRARGKNAMTGGNDERENTLNQLLTEMDGFGTKNHVIVLAATNRADVLDKALVRAGRFDRQIYVDLPELNERKEIFEVHTKSLKVEDNLDLDFLAKQTPGFSGADIANMCNEAALIAARKDKKQINKQDFLDAVDRIIGGLEKRNKIISKSEKEVIAIHEAGHAVASWMSEFAAPLVKVTIVPRGKSLGAAWYLPEERQITTTEQMLHEMRATLGGRAAEDIIFNKISTGALSDLEKVTKQAQAMVSIYGLSDKIGNVSYYDSSGQQSGFTKPFSEETARIIDQEIKDIIQQQYEFTKKILQENVAGLKQIAKLLLDNEVIFKEDLEKVLGTRQSSEYNSIFPTEKIEENNTEEKPKIDEGEAERE
- the rsfS gene encoding ribosome silencing factor, giving the protein MTKRKKIEAYKEIIVEAILEKKGQNITILDFEELENTSSDLFIICEGNSTTQLNAIVDSIEEFMRVHLGEKPWHIEGESNQSWILMDYVNVVIHVFTPETRHFYNIEELWADAKITQITENSSLIK
- the def gene encoding peptide deformylase, producing MILPIVAYGHPVLKEVAKDIEKDYPELDTLLENMWETMYNAHGVGLAAPQIGKSIRIFVIDASPFADEEPALKDFKKAFINAHIIEETGEDWDFNEGCLSIPEVREDVTRPSEVLIEYYNENWEKKTEKFDGLAARIIQHEYDHIDGILFTDHLTSLRKRMINGKLKKIQDGKIDSGYRMKLAPSKKKKR
- the ruvX gene encoding Holliday junction resolvase RuvX yields the protein MGKLLGIDYGEKRIGLAETDELQIIAAPMDTISNKEIWDFLKGFLATNSVEKIILGLPTYLNGDHSETTQKVLDFSKKLEKKYPNIPVIHVDESYTSQMAFQTMIDAGASKKKRKNKGLIDKISASIILQNYMNQL
- a CDS encoding M48 family metallopeptidase — encoded protein: MSPNKYRHTFHEFDLIVSVKNMKNIRLKKNPRDGLWQLSIPFGVSLKEINAFLESNYDWMKEIEKKMTQRAQKDKTKFENNSKHLLFGVYYTFSFAKAQKTFDYQIDEDKKTIHIYANHEPNPEINEQLLNHFYTLELQKILPDLIEKCTHITKQYFNQIKIKTMISRWGSCSLRTRNISLNSHLAKHPIIHIEHVLIHELTHFLEPSHNHRFKAFLDQFQPGWRTIDRDIKRIGFG